CAAAGTGTCCTTGGCATTGTTTAACGTAATTGCTAAACACAAAGGCGGTGTAAGGTGCGGTTGACGTAGGCCAACACCTATAGCCTCGCGGTGTTGTCTATTGCACTACCAGAGggctttacaaataattttggtCTTGCCCCGCCACcggctaaatataaataaataaatatatatatacttctttGTTTGctggaaaaatttaaaaagtaacattGAATTCATATACAGTATAGTACAGATTACTTGAAGAGCCTTACTTTTCAAATTTGCCCCTCTGAAACATGGATGGTTTTCCGGTAGATTTTATTGTCTCCCAATTACAGTATAACTAAATCCGCAACTTTATGCAAggcagatataatttttttttgcatcatattatttattatatatttgcaaaaaactTCGAACCAATACTCAAAATTCTAAAAACGAGCTGtgagattatttttatctatacatgtaataaaattggagtgtttgttggtaacattaaattaacCGCTTTTcattaaatgcatatttatgtacatacacggtacgtataccaaaataacatatttttcaatttttgtccgtCTGATTGTTtcagctaatctctggaacggctggaccgattttgacaggactttcactggcagatagctgatttaataaggagtaacttaggctacaactataacttttttttaattcaaacgcaCACGAAGTCGCAGGTACAGCTAGTGTATAAACATTTCTTCTCACATATGGCAATtaactttgttaaatattttattaacaaatgattGATGAGATGATCGAAAAGTTCGACACACACGAAACTCGTAAGACATTATCATTTCATatgatcattttttattttattttcgttaccGTTGTTGGTTAcatctattaataattttatttttgagataaaagtatgtttttaaaatatatcatttttatacttCAATTATAAGCAACATCTCGATTGAGATTTTTGTGAGTGAGCTTGTGTAATATAGGGACAAGGAATATAACTGATTATTTCGACAGTGTTAGGAATGGCAAGTTCTTACCGTGACAATGTCTACAGGTAGTGACGACCAATTACTACTACtagtgacccatttgccagtccacctacctatttcgaataaataaaaaataaggggTAAAAAGTGGTTTATAATTCGTGCAGTGCCAGTaccataaaataaagatataatgaaCAAATCTCACCCTGAATTAACTGAATTGTCGACCTCCGGCCACGATAAACGCCTTTTGCAGAACGCCATGGTAGGCTTTTCCGGGGGCTGCGGTGGTCTTGGTACACGTAACGATCCACCTCGACGGGGCGCCGTTGATGGTCCCAAACAGTCCAACGTGCGTCGACGAGAACTTAGCGCAGACGCACCCTCGGTAGGTAATACACGCGGAAAACCTATGATCAAAAAAAAGtcgataataatacaaaaaacatcACACTAATGTGTCGCAAGCCTTAAGTATTAGTCACatctaaatcattttttttattatatcactaAAGACGTGCTGTCCGTGCCATTgttgtatctaatttatattattttaatatgccaTTCAAACAATTAATACTcacaacattatattattaagataaagaTTAATGTAAGACTCCTAAACTGAATATCAACTATTACTAATATCGATTCCTCGAAAAACACCAGTCGAACTCAGTatttaacctatttttaaatagttttataacatatatttcatacaaacaaTTGTATTCTATTTCGAatatcgtattatataaatgatatatttatataataccatCTTAGAAAATGTTTAGTAACTAAAGGATCTATCTATCGATGCTAGTATAGAAACATCTATCCCCATGTTATCTTTCGACACTAGTATTAATGGATGCTTAGCGCGGGCGTTTGGTGACCTTGTCAAAATGAAATATCAGTTTCCTGATTCGTCAACGGCCTTTCTATACCGGTTCCAATTCGAGATTAAGTCGCCCTTAGCTCTTgattgtttcatataaatacgaTACTAACTTTGTGCAGTTATCAGTTCGTCTCTATCCAAGCATCGGAATAATACAGATCAAGATGTTCAAGTTAGCAGTATTGTGCGCTTTCCTGGCTGCGGCTACGGCCGAACCTAGTGCCATCCTTTCGCCCTTGGGATATTCGGCTAACATAGTGGCGCCAGCAACGACTGTCGTCTCAAGCTATCCCAACAACCTGTTCTACTCGTCGCCCTACTACTCGTCGGCACCTTTGGCTTACTCCGCACCATTGAGCTACTCTCATCTCATCAAGAAACGATCTGCTCTGAGCTACATCGCGCCCTCAGCGTACATTGCGTCTGCTCCTTTCGCCGCCCCTACTTATGCCGCGGCTGCTCCTTTGACTACAACCTATGCCGCAGCTGCTCCTCTGGCAACCACTTACACCACTGCTGGACATCTCGCGACGACCTACTCATCGCCTTTCTACGCTGGTGGCGCCCACCTGATCAAGAAGAGGTCTGCTCCTTTTATTGCTCCCTCTACTTATGTGGCGTCGACTCCTTATACCGCTGCGACTCCTTACTTCGCATACCCTTACGCAGCAGCCGGCCCATACGTGTCAACCCCTCTGATCTCCAGCGCTCCTCTTGCCTACAACGCCCACTTCATTAAGAAGCGGTCTGCAGGTTTAGCTTACGCTGCCCCCGCTTCCTACTCACACACCTCTAGATTTGATTTCCAAGCCGCATCCCCTGCCATTACTTACACTTCGTACGCTGGTGCATCTCCCCTGGCTTACGCTAGGCCAATCGCTTATCCTCACTTGTACTGAATGAAGTCGTGTGAACATGTGAAATAATTTACAtggttgaataataaaataatacaaattcgaattcgttttttttttcgattctgGCCTCTAAgactttcatttttataaagtattaattttacttgtgTTTCGTTTAATAATCAATAACCAATAACtctaaaatagattaaaaattaagctttaattatggattttttttttttgtaaatttagttaatattaaaaataaagaaaacatagtTAAtactcaaaatattaaatttgacttcattatataaatatttttcaaatagatATCGATTTTGGAACGCCTCTTAAAGAccaatttacattttttgtagAGCCCTATCTATTTTAGGTATACTTAAAGAACAGTGAACAATTCACATTAtgtattatcttatattttacaaCTCATAACAGCtttcgatttataaaataataaacgggTATTTAGCTGGACATATtggcatatttattaataacttaaaagcTATTCTATTTAACATCATTtagaagtggtcaccactgtccccAGTCTCTGTCGTTACttgcttactcacccttcaaaacaaaacataaaaatattaatattgctgttttgcagtagaaaaattataatgagtggatggtatctaccaagataggcttgcacaaagtcctaccactatATACCATCTTTTCTATGGACCTTGTTAAGACCTATAATTTTCTAGAAAAGATTTATCTTCTAAGATTCGGCCAGCGTTAGCCAGGCTAACTtacgaaaatagtttttttaataaaataccatcAAAGTGCAGCCAgttagttttgtataaaatatttataaattttatacaaaagctTATTTCGTTTATCACTATTTTTCAGTAAAAACCGCATCCTGATCCTTTAAGTAGCTTACAAGAAATTAGCTATAGCTAATTTCGCTCTATCCAAGCATTGGAATAGCAGTTAGCTATCGCTAATTTCTTGTAAGTTACAAATAGAGGCAGAAAACgactattttatacaatttatttatttataagcattCGCTTTTACGTATTAGGTTTACGCCCACTTGTTTTTGATGAATGATATAAAAAGAGCTCagttttatattacgttttgtGTTGtacacataaatttaaataatttaaattaaattcaactcaTGAGAGTTTTTTgtcttaaatgttattttaaacatcgggtaatatgtatatatattttatgaaatagaaaggccgactggcaaatggaccatctgatggtaagcggtcagcATCGCCCATAAAAATCCCTCCCATCgctgtgaaaaatataaaaaaatccttacattGCTAATGTAACCAACCACtataaccttgggaactaagatattaaatCTATTGTACCTATAATACActgggctcactcacccttcaaaaccaatataaaaacgatataactataaaaatgatttttcttattggattgctatttttattttgtgaataaacacaaacaaattgaaatatatataaccttattATAGCTTCAACATTATTACTCAGAGattaaaatttgattgataCAACCACATAAACAAGAAACTGCCTTTGGCATCGCCTAAAGGCCGCGTGATTCGTGAGGAAAATAAGACGagttgttttaatttgatactttccttttttgttttactaaagTTTAAAGTTGAATTACTGAAAAATATTGCCATGCTTTTCG
The DNA window shown above is from Vanessa tameamea isolate UH-Manoa-2023 chromosome 16, ilVanTame1 primary haplotype, whole genome shotgun sequence and carries:
- the LOC113402997 gene encoding cuticle protein 38-like codes for the protein MFKLAVLCAFLAAATAEPSAILSPLGYSANIVAPATTVVSSYPNNLFYSSPYYSSAPLAYSAPLSYSHLIKKRSALSYIAPSAYIASAPFAAPTYAAAAPLTTTYAAAAPLATTYTTAGHLATTYSSPFYAGGAHLIKKRSAPFIAPSTYVASTPYTAATPYFAYPYAAAGPYVSTPLISSAPLAYNAHFIKKRSAGLAYAAPASYSHTSRFDFQAASPAITYTSYAGASPLAYARPIAYPHLY